TCCATCATTTTTTCCCGGCCTCCGGTACAAGCTTCCCCTGCTCCCTGATCTTTTCGAACTCCTCGTCTGATCCTTTTGTCTTAAGCAGCATCGTACCGAAGCAGGGTTTTTTGAAATAAAAGAGGATTTCCTTTTTCTTTTTCAGGAATCCCACATACAGCGGGGCTTCGCCAAGGATATTAACTCCTTTGATGGTGTAATGCTCGGGCATTTCATAGACCTCAGATGATTTCTTGAAAATATATTCTACGGCATCTTCGGCTTTTATCTCGGGATCGATGATATC
The window above is part of the Methanolacinia paynteri genome. Proteins encoded here:
- a CDS encoding DUF1894 domain-containing protein — its product is MNRCVNKLCPDIIDPEIKAEDAVEYIFKKSSEVYEMPEHYTIKGVNILGEAPLYVGFLKKKKEILFYFKKPCFGTMLLKTKGSDEEFEKIREQGKLVPEAGKK